The Limisphaera ngatamarikiensis genomic sequence GCAGGCGGTACCGTTTCAGTCGTTCGGCCCGGTCCAGGGACCGCAGGTAATGGGTCTCGGCATTGCCGAGGACCTGAATGCGTTTGAATGCGAAGTAGCGGGTGAACCCGGTGAGGACCAGGCCGGGGCGATTGATCGTGGGTTCGCGGATCACCCGTTTCAGTCCGCCCGCCCCGGCGATCAACCGCAGGCCCAGTTCATCCGCGAATTCGGTATAGAACCGCTCGACTGTGACGGTCTCTTTTTCTGGCGCACCCATAAGTCGAATCTCCGGTTGCCGGCGGCCCGGTTCGAGGGGCACCGGCGGGCTTTTACAGGTTGAATTCCGGTCCGAGGTAGATGGCGCGCGCCCTGGGGTCCTCCAACATGTCCACGCCCAGCCCCTCATACACCACCTGGCCATGGTGGATGAGATAGGCCCGGTCCACCAACTTCAAGGTCTCGCGCACGTTGTGATCGGTGATAAGGATGCCCAGACCGCGTTCCTTCAGCCTGCGCAGGATCTTCTGCACCTCGTACACCGCGATGGGATCGATGCCGCTGAAGGGTTCGTCCAACAGGAGAAGCCTGGGGCTGGTGACCAGGGCCCGCGTAATTTCCAGGCGGCGTTTTTCACCCCCACTCAGTTGCCACGCACGTTGTTTGGCCAGACGGGTCAGGTCGAGTTCCTCCAGAAGGTATTGCAGTCGCAACCTGCGTTCCGCCCGGCTGATCCCGCAAACCTCCAAAATGGCCAGGATGTTTTGTTCCACGGTCAGCTTGCGGAAGACCGAGGGCTCCTGAGTGAGGTAACCGATGCCGGCCCGGGCGCGTCGATGCATGGGCAACCGGGTG encodes the following:
- the lptB gene encoding LPS export ABC transporter ATP-binding protein — encoded protein: MHAEETQPETPARPEPSAHPGRAVNGQASEPLLETRDLVKHYRRRRVVDGVSLRVAAGEIVGLLGPNGAGKTTTFQMVVGLVRPDAGRIFFCGRDITRLPMHRRARAGIGYLTQEPSVFRKLTVEQNILAILEVCGISRAERRLRLQYLLEELDLTRLAKQRAWQLSGGEKRRLEITRALVTSPRLLLLDEPFSGIDPIAVYEVQKILRRLKERGLGILITDHNVRETLKLVDRAYLIHHGQVVYEGLGVDMLEDPRARAIYLGPEFNL